Proteins encoded by one window of Aphis gossypii isolate Hap1 unplaced genomic scaffold, ASM2018417v2 Contig00845, whole genome shotgun sequence:
- the LOC126555432 gene encoding uncharacterized protein LOC126555432, whose amino-acid sequence MPNKCFVPGCKTGYASYNKKLKVENKKPPILFRAPKNNQSLEVWNKHIPRDDKLLSEKDYVCELHFEATSIIKYDEFNITEGVVEKLERTTPINFFKKPKLCGSINEESTVSIDINNSTVNMESSESCVVERASVTMNTTNNHGHIILTYEKDIGNFLNVKNIDDCLKHELLRNPWVPNSTYDFKSDLKSGRTRAFRYQWLHENGSWLTYSALEGVKGAFCRLCVLFKPSIHRGVQGGFIIKPFTKYKDFHASSKIHLSSNWHIESMSKAKDFMDIMNGKKINVIEQVNSGFHKEIETNRLKLKPIISTILFCGTHDLPLRGKKSDSGVFQDLLNFRIESGDEILKDHFLTNVGNAKYSSHRTQNELITLCGQILKEEIVCEANAANAFSIIADESADISGVEQLTIVIRFLDKQSKIREEFLGFLPLDKLDAESVATKILSFMEDSGLNLSKFCGQGYDGCATMAGKYENNLKIQRYPRTGYKYFTRCINGAL is encoded by the exons atgccAAACAAATGTTTTGTGCCAGGATGCAAAACTGGCTATGCCAGTTATaacaaaaagttaaaagtagaaaataaaaaaccacctATTTTATTTCGTGCACCAAAG aaTAATCAATCTCTGGAAGTTTGGAACAAACATATTCCCCgtgatgataaattattaagtgaaAAAGATTATGTTTGTGAATTACACTTTGAGGCcactagtattattaaatatgatgagTTCAATATTACTGAAGGAGTTGTAGAAAAACTAGAAAGGACTACTccaat aaatttttttaaaaaacccaAGCTTTGTGGTTCTATTAATGAAGAATCTACTGTctctattgatataaataatagtacagTCAATATGGAGTCGTCGGAATCGTGTGTAGTTGAACGCGCTTCAGTTACCatgaatacaacaaataacCATGGTCATATAATCTTAACCTATGAAAAAgatattggaaattttttgaACGTCAAAAATATTGACGATTGTTTAAAACATGAACTTTTACGTAATCCTTGGGTACCGAATTCTACTTATGACTTTAAAAGTGATTTAAAATCAGGAAGAACTCGAGCATTTAGATATCAATGGTTGCACGAAAACGGTTCATGGTTGACATATTCAGCTCTTGAGGGTGTGAAAGGAGCTTTTTGTAGGTTATGTGTGTTGTTCAAGCCATCAATTCATAGAGGCGTACAAGgtggatttataataaaaccatttacTAAGTATAAGGATTTTCATGCATCttctaaaatacatttgtctTCAAATTGGCACATTGAATCAATGTCAAAAGCAAAAGATTTTATGGATATTAtgaatggtaaaaaaattaatgttattgaacAAGTAAATTCTGGATTTCATAAAGAAATAGAAACTAATAGgctaaaattaaaacctattATATCAACTATTTTGTTTTGCGGAACTCACGACCTTCCCTTACGAGGGAAAAAATCAGATTCTGGTGTTTTTCAAGATCTTTTGAATTTTCGTATTGAATCTGGCGATGAGATACTGAAAgatcattttttaactaatgtgGGAAATGCTAAATATTCGTCCCATAGAAcccaaaatgaattaattacattgtgtggacaaatattaaaagaagaaATAGTATGTGAAGCTAATGCCGCGAATGCGTTTTCCATTATTGCTGACGAATCCGCAGATATTTCTGGTGTTGAGCAGCTAACAATTGTAATTAGATTTTTAGACAAACAGTCAAAGATTCGAGAAGAATTCCTTGGCTTTTTACCATTAGATAAATTAGACGCAGAATCAGTTGctactaaaattttatcatttatggaAGATAGTGGccttaatttaagtaaattttgtgGACAAGGTTATGACGGTTGTGCTACAATGGCTGGCAAA tatgaAAATAATCTCAAAATACAGCGCTATCCTAGAACcggttacaaatattttacaaggtGTATCAATGGAGCTTTATAA
- the LOC126555429 gene encoding zinc finger MYM-type protein 1-like, producing MLEDNRTNANEIFDLLFTDAKSIADDFEITITCPRITGKQSNRNNYSYESPKDYYRVSIFIPYLDSIIQCIKERFEKSNGVAFSLQHLHPALFIKMKKQEYTDSITNIYNFYKIENLLAESESWYSLWQKKDCQSMDIIDLLEHSKIFFPGITIALEIFLSLPATSCAAERSFSTLRRVKTWLRSTTGEDRLNGLCMLSVHRERVDTRKEKLIEQLITRFAMEQPRRLQFLFNKE from the coding sequence atgttagaagACAATAGAACAAATGCAAATGAAATCtttgatttattgtttactGATGCCAAATCTATAGCAGATGATTTTGAAATCACTATTACTTGTCCCAGAATAACTGGAAAACAATCAAACAGAAACAATTATTCTTATGAATCTCCCAAAGACTATTATCgagtatcaatttttataccttATCTAGATTCAATAATTCAGTGTATTAAAGAaagatttgaaaaaagtaatgGTGTTGCTTTTTCACTACAACACCTTCATCcagcattatttataaaaatgaaaaaacaagAGTACACTGACagcataactaatatttataatttttataaaattgaaaatctgtTAGCTGAAAGTGAAAGTTGGTATAGTTTATGGCAAAAAAAAGACTGCCAAAGTATGGACATAATAGATTTACTAGAAcatagcaaaatatttttccctgGCATTACAATTGCATTAGAAATTTTTCTGTCTTTGCCAGCTACAAGTTGTGCAGCCGAAAGATCATTTAGCACTTTACGAAGGGTTAAAACTTGGCTTCGGTCTACGACGGGCGAAGACCGATTAAATGGCCTATGTATGTTAAGTGTCCATCGAGAAAGAGTTGATACAAGAAAAGAGAAATTAATTGAACAGTTAATAACAAGGTTTGCAATGGAACAACCACGAAGacttcagtttttatttaataaagaataa
- the LOC114120255 gene encoding uncharacterized protein LOC114120255, with the protein MANNFSVIVFTEDNTVEAVPTSWVKKKDGTCAWPTTKSRSLIMKLIEKKSVPNEVQYKYYKAKVMKTCESLTNARKMAEKGETKTDISSTDESDYMKLYKKKKPKLLLDCSDPSTSCPVYSASDDDSDKGNLTKSNQHKLVNGWSPSPNKMKLTCQSDPQGVKFHVNKKKSAVVRKISYSDSNRNENIDSSLLKNNENKSVQPLNIELVELDRLLSNDDDITDYCNDYITIDAVDGDTFIQNSKAAAVTSVTPSDKQSSAKQFITPSTHEKQKLDLGTSPINPDTEFQKEVLYRLSFIKHELRRIVSNQMELSQRMDNLESQNLSNIILHTNNNENNTYLKNDIPGLPMNTISDLNAFNQKLSEDEIFCNNVINQLTYIGGKHAKAMIKRIMDKLFTNELLQLFSYSGKKGKTKFSDQMICPIIFDAVKKQSKFKNVTQNEMEEVVKYVLAQAPFNIKRQLKK; encoded by the exons ATGGCTAACAACTTCAGTGTCATTGTATTTACTGAAGACAACACAGTAGAAGCAGTTCCTACTAGttgggtaaaaaaaaaagatggtACTTGTGCATGGCCCACTACTAAAAGCCGAAgcttaattatgaaattaattgaaaaaaaaagtgtccCCAATGAagtgcaatataaatattataaagcaaaAGTGATGAAAACTTgtg AATCACTTACTAATGCACGGAAAATGGCAGAAAAAGGAGAGACAAAAACAGATATATCATCTACTGATGAAAGtgattatatgaaattatataagaaaaaaaaaccaaaattgttATTGGACTGTAGTGATCCTTCTACATCTTGCCCCGTGTATTCTG CTTCTGATGACGATTCTGACAAGGGTAACCTAACCAAATCAAATCAGCACAAATTAGTAAACGGATGGTCACCTTCTCCTAACAAAATGAAAT taacatGTCAATCAGATCCTCAAGGAGTTAAAtttcatgtaaataaaaaaaagtcagcAGTTGTTCGGAAAATTTCTTATAGCGATTCCAATAGAAATGagaatatag ATTCatctttattgaaaaataatgaaaataaaagtgttCAACCCTTAAACATTGAATTAGTTGAATTGGATAGATTATTGAgtaatgatgatgatattaCTGATTATTGTAATGATTACATCACTATTGATGCCGTTGATGGAGATAcgtttattcaaaattcaaaggCTGCTGCAGTTACATCGGTAACACCTTCAG ATAAACAAAGCTCTGCTAAACAGTTCATTACACCAAGTAcacatgaaaaacaaaaattggacTTAGGCACATCACCGATAAACCCtg atacagaatttcaaaaagaagtacTATAtagattatcatttattaagcATGAATTACGAAGAATTGTAAGCAACCAAATGGAATTGAGCCAACGTATGGACAATTTAGAAAGTCAAAATCTCAGCAATATAATCTTgcacactaataataatgaaaataatacatacttaaaaaatgatatacctGGCTTACCTATGAATACTATATCAGATTTAAATGCATTCAATCAGAAATTATCTGaagatgaaatattttgtaacaatGTG ATTAATCAACTAACATATATTGGAGGAAAACACGCTAAAGCAATGATTAAAAGAATAATGGATAAACTTTTTACCAATGAACTTTTACAATTGTTTTCATACTCTGGCAAAAAAGGAAAAACCAAATTTTCTGACCAAATGATTTGTCCTATTATTTTTG atgctgtaaaaaaacaatcaaagtttaaaaatgtaacccAAAATGAAATGGAAGAAGTTGTTAAGTATGTGCTCGCCCAAGCCCCGTTCAACATAAAACgacaacttaaaaaataa